From the genome of Alosa alosa isolate M-15738 ecotype Scorff River chromosome 18, AALO_Geno_1.1, whole genome shotgun sequence, one region includes:
- the sfrp5 gene encoding LOW QUALITY PROTEIN: secreted frizzled-related protein 5 (The sequence of the model RefSeq protein was modified relative to this genomic sequence to represent the inferred CDS: substituted 1 base at 1 genomic stop codon): MATLGRPAGVSFCARSVCVSVCVCARSVCVLLLLLLVSGGGGGVSAEEYDYYSWPLDPLQTGRFYAKQPQCVDIPADLRLCYGVGYKRMRLPNLLEHEALAEVRQQAGSWVPLLAKRCHADTQVFLCSLFAPVCLDRPVYPCRSLCEAVRDACPVMEAYGFPWPPMLQCSKFPLDNDLCIPMQHSSATTQTRXGLLSKVCPPCDNELKADTILEHFCASDFVLKLKLKEVRRDRGDRKLIVAQKKKKVLKMGVLRKKDLKKLVLYVKNGANCPCPQLDSSLSGAYLVMGRRLEQQLLVMAVHKWDKKSKELKFALKYMKSHQCPSYHTVFQ, encoded by the exons ATGGCCACCTTAGGACGGCCGGCTGGTGTGAGCTTCTGCGCgcggagcgtgtgtgtgtccgtgtgtgtgtgcgcgcggagtgtgtgtgtgctcctgctgCTTCTCCTCGTGAGTGGCGGCGGCGGAGGTGTGTCGGCGGAGGAGTACGACTACTACAGCTGGCCGCTGGACCCGTTGCAGACCGGACGCTTCTACGCCAAGCAGCCGCAGTGCGTGGACATCCCGGCCGACCTGCGGCTGTGCTACGGCGTGGGCTACAAGCGCATGCGTCTGCCCAACCTGCTGGAGCACGAGGCGCTGGCCGAGGTCCGGCAGCAGGCGGGCAGCTGGGTGCCGCTGCTGGCCAAGCGTTGCCATGCCGACACGCAGGTGTTCCTGTGCTCGCTTTTCGCGCCTGTGTGCCTGGACCGGCCGGTGTACCCATGCCGCTCGCTGTGCGAGGCCGTGAGGGACGCCTGTCCGGTCATGGAGGCCTACGGGTTCCCCTGGCCACCCATGCTGCAGTGCAGCAAGTTCCCCCTCGACAACGACCTCTGCATTCCCATGCAGCACAGCAGCGCCACCACGCAGACCAGgtaagggctgt TGTCCAAGGTGTGTCCTCCCTGTGATAATGAGCTGAAGGCCGACACCATCCTAGAACACTTCTGTGCCAGCGACTTTG tTCTGAAGCTGAAGCTGAAGGAGGTGCGGAGAGATCGCGGGGACCGCAAGCTGATCGTGgctcagaagaagaagaaggttcTCAAGATGGGCGTTCTGCGCAAGAAGGACCTGAAGAAGCTGGTTCTCTACGTGAAGAACGGCGCCAACTGCCCTTGCCCGCAGCTGGACTCCTCCCTGTCCGGTGCGTACCTGGTCATGGGCCGACGTCTGGAGCAGCAGCTGCTGGTCATGGCCGTCCACAAGTGGGACAAGAAGAGCAAGGAGCTGAAGTTCGCCCTCAAGTACATGAAGTCCCACCAGTGCCCCTCGTACCACACCGTCttccagtga